The Arachis hypogaea cultivar Tifrunner chromosome 16, arahy.Tifrunner.gnm2.J5K5, whole genome shotgun sequence genome contains a region encoding:
- the LOC112754866 gene encoding uncharacterized protein, protein MESLKVKVFLALVIALVMAATSVSAADAPAPSPTSDASTLLVPTALASFVALAFGLLF, encoded by the coding sequence ATGGAGTCATTGAAGGTTAAGGTTTTCTTGGCTTTGGTTATTGCCTTGGTGATGGCAGCAACAAGTGTTTCAGCTGCTGATGCTCCAGCCCCAAGTCCCACATCGGACGCATCAACCTTGCTTGTTCCAACTGCTTTAGCTTCTTTTGTTGCTCTTGCATTTGGGTTACTCTTCTAG